The following coding sequences lie in one Girardinichthys multiradiatus isolate DD_20200921_A chromosome 13, DD_fGirMul_XY1, whole genome shotgun sequence genomic window:
- the glcci1a gene encoding glucocorticoid induced 1a: MRIRDESLTRFQPPAECSSSNPGNEKHAPEEKEPSFLSGRAASFLSSTNSHTCTAASLTQQFSMSKSAQMPLSNITVPKPSISRVPSSMEGINHELEKVFIKDNGDKEELKSLEVPDGRRAPFPPQQRSSSSRSMDTQTPSAPGRSSSCSSLSPCPSPACPPGSHDGSPYSTEDLLYDRDKDSGSSSPLPKFASSPKPNNSYMFKREPPEGCEKIKAFEEMSSRQSASAPLFSCPDKNKVNFIPTGSAFCPVKLPGSLHLTPASEPEEDESNMEAGSISEHQGATSLYGIPTQVSTSTSTDDPPEEPNSPSETAEPQTDS; this comes from the exons ATTCCAGCCGCCTGCAGAGTGCAGCAGCTCAAATCCAGGAAACGAGAAGCACGCACCAGAGGAAAAAGAGCCTTCCTTCCTCAGTGGAAGGGCAGCTTCCTTCCTGTCCAGCACTAACAGCCACACCTGCACAGCAGCCAGCCTCACTCAG cagttttccaTGTCGAAGTCGGCCCAGATGCCGCTGTCCAACATCACGGTGCCAAAGCCCTCCATCTCCAGGGTGCCCAGCAGCATGGAGGGCATCAACCATGAGCTGGAGAAAGTCTTCATCAAAGACAACGGAGACAAGGAGGAGCTCAAG TCTCTGGAGGTTCCTGATGGGCGTCGGGCACCCTTCCCTCCCCAGCAGCGCAGCAGCAGTTCTCGCAGTATGGACACACAGACTCCTTCAGCCCCCGGGCGGTCCAGCAGCTGCTCCAGCTTGTCACCATGTCCATCACCAGCCTGCCCTCCAGGATCACATGATGGCAGTCCTTACTCCACGGAGGATCTGCTGTATGACCGGGATAAAG ACAGTGGAAGCAGCTCTCCACTCCCGAAGTTTGCATCCTCACCCAAACCTAACAACAGCTACATGTTCAAGCGCGAACCCCCAGAAGGCTGTGAGAAGATTAAAGCTTTTGAGGAGATGAG CTCCAGGCAGTCGGCATCCGCCCCCCTCTTCTCCTGCCCCGACAAAAACAAAGTCAACTTCATTCCAACAGGCTCTGCGTTCTGCCCCGTCAAACTCCCCGGTTCCCTGCATCTCACCCCGGCCTCAGAGCCCGAGGAAGATGAGAGCAACATGGAGGCCGGTTCCATCTCAGAGCACCAGGGGGCCACCTCACTCTACGGCATTCCCACTCAGGTTTCCACGAGCACCAGCACAGATGATCCTCCAGAGGAGCCAAACTCCCCGTCAGAGACTGCAGAACCCCAGACAGACAGCTAG